The following is a genomic window from Perognathus longimembris pacificus isolate PPM17 chromosome 20, ASM2315922v1, whole genome shotgun sequence.
CGccaagccctggggctgggcctggggcagcTGGTAAAGGCggcccagggcctggggcagCTGGGTGAGACTGTAAAGAGACTGGCAGAGGTGGCATGGCCTCCCACCACACCTGTGCCCATCAGCACCaccccagaggaggaggagagacctCTGAGGGGAGATGTTTGAACATTCCCGGACTTGGGGACTTACGGTCCCCtcaaaaatatattcaattaAAAACATGAGTGAATGATGTTTCTGCCCCCAGAAGTGGGCTCTAGAGAGAGATGGGATTGGTCTTGATTTATGCACACTGCAGGTGCCATGCAAGGCAGTGGTGGTGATATGAAGTGATGAAGAAGATGGTGATGACCATGATAGTGGTGATGGCCAtgatggtagtgatggtgatAGAAGGTAAAGGTGGTGAAGTTAGCggtgtggtgatggtggtggtcatgATGATGAGGACGACGGGATAATCGGATGATGGTGATGAGCAGATGGTGGTCATGGTGATGAtaggatgatggtgatgatgataaccAGTCATGAGATGATGGTCATGATGATGGTAATTATGGGGTGCTGACAGTGAGAGTAATGACTAAATGATGATTCTGATGGGTCATCATGATAACGATGGTCATAgtgatgattatgatgatgatggtggtggtgatgttggtggtgatgatgatggtggtgatgatgatggtagtggtgatggtgatggtgatgatgatggtggtggtgatgatggtggtggtgatggtgatggtgatgatgatggtggtggtgatgatgatggtggtggtgatgatggtggtggtggtggtcaggaTGGTGATGGTGAGATGACAGGTCACCGTGATGACCATCATGATGATGATTACTCACGTGGGGTGGTGACAGTGCTGATGTGATGGTGGGGACCGTGAGGAAGGTGCTTGTGCTAATGGCAGTTGTGATCATGAAGCTCCCTGTAAGTGTGGCCAGCTTTGGGAACAGAGGCCAGTGCAGAGTGTACACTCTGTAGCACCATCAGGGGAGGAGAGACTGGAGTCTATGccctaggctggctatgaacttgcCATCTTCCTGCTTGGCCTCCCAAGTGTTGAGATCACAGATGCCCACCATCTTGCCTGGCTTTGTAGgcactttatttttgccagtcttgggatttgaactcaaggcctgggcactgtccctgagcttttgctcaaggctagcactctaccacttgagccacagcaccacttccagctttttctgtgtatgtggtactgaggaatcgaacccagggcttcatgcatgctaggcaagtactctaccactaagccatattcccggcccctgtAGTCATCTTTGAATGAGCGGTATGATCACCACCATGGTGGCATATATATTTGTGGGAACTCCAGTGCCAGGTTCTGTTTTGAGGCTCTGCACACATGCTGTCTGTCACCCCATCTTCACCAGCACCTGCTGGGGTGGGTCCTGTTCCCACAGCTCAGCAGACAGGGATGAGATCACTTTCAGCCTGGCTAGGGGTAGACGGGAGCTAGTCCTTGAGCACCTCGGTCCAAGTCCCCCGCTTATAAAGGGGATAATAATAGCTGATGCCTCGTGGGGCTCTGGTGACGCCTGAATGACGAACTCGGCCTTCTGAGTGGACTTAGGAAGTGCCTGGCTCTTGTGGTCAGCTGTAAGAGTGATCTGTTATCTTATTTTACGGACGTGAGCGCCACAGTGTGCAGAGGGTAGGGGGGGCAGGGCACACAGGGCACGTGTTGGGCACCCAGCCCTGTCTGCTAGGGACACACTTCTGCCTCAGAGCAACCAGGGTGAAGCCCTGGCCAGGCGAGGCCAGCAGGGGGAAGCTGGCAGCTTTCCTCCTGTCTGTGAAACTGTGAATGAGGGTGTGACTGTGAGGGTGGGATGAGCTGGTGTGTAAGGCCAGGGCTTGGCATTTGCACAGGGTATGTGCACACTTAACCATGGTGATGTGCTTCTCAATGCTTGGCACCATGTGGATTCCTGATACCCTCCGTCCAGCCCTGTGAGGGAGGAGTTTTGCTCCCCATTTTAGAAAGGATGCAGGCTCAGAGAGggcaggcctcaggcctaaggTCACACAGCAGGGCTGAGACTCAATTCCAGAATGAGATGGACATCTCCCTGCTTTGATCTTGTGTGGGGGTTCCAAATGAAAGACTTTCACAACTTCCTGCCTGTCTGAGTGACCATGAGGAAGCCCTTTTCCAACTCTGACCCTGCTTGCTGTCTGTAGGTTGGAGAGTGACTAGAAGAGCCCCCACCTGGATCTGGTTCCAGCTGCCTTTAGCAGGAAAcgctggctcctcctcctcttctcctcaggCCAGACTGTGGCTCAGAGGTCGCAGAAGGTGATGGAGGTGGGCGCCCCCACCCTGTAAAGGCCAGTGGGGTCCAGTTACTTGTGGGGTGGAGAGCTGGGTAATTCCTGAAAGGGGGGGTGTCTTGATAGATGGATGAATCATCTTCCCTGAGCCAATGGGAGAAGGGAAATGTGTTAGGGAATTCTTACATAACTGCTGACGGGGAGGGACCCTGGGGAAATGCAGAGAGCGGCCTATGGGctaccctccccttcctgtcccgGGTCCCTGGGGCCTCACCCCAGCTTCCAAAACAAATGATTCCCTTTCCACAAGCATTCTGGGTCATTTCCTTGCCACAGTTCTGGTAAGCCAGGCTTAGGAGGCAGGCTGTAGCTTTCCTGCAGGCCGGAGGTACGGCAAGGGGACGGGGAAGAGGCTGGGCCTGCTGGTCCCTCCACCCCCAGCTGCCTGCAGCCGGCCCCAACAATCCATGCCTAATTGCCCGGCCACTCTATCCCTGCCTGGCCAGGCAGCTAAGCCCAAACATCTGGCCCTAGGGCCCACAGCCAGGACCAGTGTCCAGCAGCGTccgctggccctggccctggccacctCCCACAGGGCAGACAGGACAGCTGAGCTGTATCTTTGCATGCCAGCTTGCAGCACCCAGAACAGTAGCTGTGTCAACCTAGCAAGCTCAACGGTGCAGAAACCAGCCAGAGACACCATTCACAGTTTGCATGCACACGTATTTGTGCACTCATGagggtgtgcacacacatgtacaccccagccctctctctcccgCACACATACACTCCCATGACCTCACTCTCATGTCCCTGCTGCTCTCCCActggtggggatggggagggcgcCTGCTCCCCTTAAGTTTAACAGCAGGGACGACAAACATTCAGAGCCAGAGGACTTCAGGTTCGAATCTCAGCTCTGTCACGGACAGTCCAGTAACACACCAGTGTGAGTTTGTGTGGATTCCTGGAGGCACTGGGTGGCCCCTGCCCCTCTCTCCCGGGCCTGTGAAGGGGGAGGCCACTGGGCGCCACAGCCCAGGTGAAATCAGTGCACAGAGGAGGCCCTGGGAGCTAAGTGCTACTAAGCACTGCTGCTAGCAGGGGCCTTGCTTAATTAGAGGCGCCTTGCTGGGTCGTCACCACCTTCACAATCCTCAGCTGTCATCACCAATTAACAGCGTAACACCCGGCCCCTCGGCGCCTGCCCCCTCGAACACCCTCAGCCGTCTGTCCCGGCCACCTCCGGTGGACACATTCCTGGCCTAGCCGCCGGGGCTATTTCAGACCTGCGAGGAGGTGGCTGCAAGTCTCAACATGGGCTCCCCATCATTCTCTCCAGACACCTCTGCTCCAAGAAGCCCCCCCCCATTTGTCCAGGACAGTGTCCCCACTGCCGTGGCTGGAACCTAGGGTCAGAGGGTCCTTGGAGGGCTGTCCAcgaggggacagggggagggttCTGTATGTAGGCATAAACAGGGAGGGCTGTCTATGCGGGGCACACACAGGGCATGCTGGGGGtgcagggacagggagagggtgATACCTGATCCAGCCTTGAGTTGTATCCTGGCTCCGGGCCCCTGGCCAAGCAGGGCacggagaggaagagagagtgtTTGCAAACAAGGCAGCTGCCAGGCAGGGGCTGGCCAGGGAAGGCGCAGAAAAGGGCGGGCCCAGGTGGCCAGGGCCCAGGCGCCTTGCCTGAccttcccacccagccctgcGTGTGCCAGTGTGCCTCAGGCTCGCGCCCACCTTCAAGGTCTCGGacggacacacacagacacacacacacagacacacacacacagacacacacacacacagacacacacacacagacacacacacacacacacacacacacacacacacaccctctgctctctctcctctcgccGTTCCCAAGTCAACAGACTCACAGCCGACGTGCCAGATGGATTTTATTTGCAGGGAGCAAAGTGGGCAAAGCAGAGACAGGAGCAGTAGGGCCACATGGCCAAGAGAGGTGGGCAGCCATGAAACCCCACAAGAGGGAAGGGCCAGAAGAGgagagcaggaaggcaggcacaGGACATTTGAGGGGACCACAGGGGAGCTGAGGGGCCAGTGTTTCACCAGATGCGGGCACTTCCTAGGTGTTCCCAGCCACCCACTGGAAGCCAGGCCTCCCACTACGGGACACATGGAGGCCTGAGGCCTGCCAAGACCAAGGTGGGCATTGGAGGTGCACAGGGTAGTGGAGGAGGATGGGGGAAATGGAGAAAGCTGGCCTCCTCACTTCtgggcctcccccagcccctcaaccttCCCCTCCTGCTGCCGCCAGGGCTGCCCCAGGTAGGCCTTGATGGACCCTACAGGGCTCCTCTTCCTGGGGTGAGGGTCCAGCAACCCCCACAAGAGAGCGTCTGCTGCAGGTGCCAGGCCAAACCAGGGCTGTGGCCGGTCCTGCGGCTGGCCCGAGGCCTGCCAGATGAGGAAGTCCTCGTAGAAGGCGTCGGCCTCGGCCAGGGGCTGGTCCCAGGGGAAGTAGCCCGTGAGGAGGCAGAAGACCAGGACACCCAGCGCCCAGGCATCCAGGGCCGGCTGGATGGGCAGCCCCTCTGGGAGCGGGGCAGGGGCACAGAGCTCAGGAGCCGAGTAGGGGATGGGGGCCCCGGTGAGGCGGAGCAGTGTCCCCCGGGGCCGAGTGTGGCCAAAGTCAGTGAGCTTGATGCGGCGGCAGGCCGGGTCGCACACCAGAACATTCTCTGGCTTGAGGTCCCGGTACACCAGGCCGTGGGCATGGATGTGCTCCAGGGCAGAGGCCAGCTGGGCCGCACAGCGCTGGGCTGCCTCGGGCTCTGGGAGGCCCACCTGTGGAGTGCCAGCCGgcaggggtcagaggtcagggcCTGTGGCTGTCAAGCCCTCCTCCAGGCCCAGGGGGAACTACAGAGGTCAATGAGGAGGCCAGTGGGTAGTGCAGCCTGGTGTAAACCCTGCAAGGCCTGTGTGACcccagccaggcctggccagAGGAGGAGGCTCTCGTGTGTGAGTGGTCAGCCAAGTAGAACCTGGCCAACCTCAATAGGATGCTTGGAAAGTCAGAAAACTCCAGAGAGGCCTAGCTGCTCCATGGCCCCCACCCCCTTACCCACCTTAGGCTGGATGAAGGTGATGAGGTCCCCGTGCAGGATGGGCTCTGTCAGGAAGCTGTAGGAGTTGGCTGACTCAATGCCAATGCCATAGGCCGCCACAATGGCTGCATGTGTGCCCAGTGAGAGGCCCACACAGAACTCGTAGAGGAAGCTGCGGAGGGACGTGGACGTCTTTGAGAGCTGCTTCAGTGCCAGGGCTGTGCCTGGAACAACAGGGGCAGGATGAGAGGTGTCTAGGAGTCTGGGGTCACGTGGGCCAGCTGCCCTGCTCCTCCGTGGCCAGCCTGGCTGGCCCAGCATCATAGGTGTGGGGTCAGAGATCCCCTATTTCACTTACACGCTTCTCTAAGGAAACAGTCCTGCAGGAGTCTACATTTCTACATTGCAGGTATTAAAGGCACTCGCCGAAGCACCCAGCTCAGAGCAGGGCAGGTAAGAGCCAATTCCGATTCCCCAGATTTCTCATGCATGGCTAGCTCTCTTTCCCTCTAGTCCCCGGCCCAACCTCACTCCACTGCTCGACAGGAGCCCGATACCTTTCTGACGGTGGGTGACCAGTAGCACTCGGCCGAAGCGGCCCTGGCCCAGGGGGCGCACTTCCTGGTAGAGTTGCTCTACCTCTGCATTGACTAGGGTCTGGGCGCTCAGGGCTATCATGTCCTCCAGTGCCAGGGCGGCCTCCTGGCCCTGCTGCAGCTCCTCCAGGGTGAGACCGCCCAGGTCCTCCTCAGCGCCATCCTCCCCGGCCTCTACTTCCACAGGCCCATCCTCAGTCTGTTTGCCTGGCATTGCTGCtatgacagacacagacacaggcacaagGCTGGGCTCCCAGCAGGCCTGGGCCCAGGGCTAGAGGAGCAGGGGACTTACAcctctgggtctgagggaggaggctagaCCAGggcccctgggtctgagggaggaaggCTGGGGTCTTCaccccctgggtctgagggaagAGGACTGGGACCTGGACTCTggatctgagggaggaggctggggcctggatgtctgggtctgagggagggggaCAGGCCTGGCCTAGGGGCTTATTGCCCATTCCCACTGTGACTCTGTGTTCCTCCTGATCAGAAGCCTGGCAAAGTGAGGAAGACCAGTAGTTGGTGTGAGTGAGGTCAAGTGAGAGGTCCCTCCTGCCACCCTGAGGGTGAAAGATGAACCAGGCCACTTGAGACACCCCCACCTTGTTTCCAAAGCAAACAGACTTGAGCTGGGGTGGACATCAGCCTCTCCCCCAAAGAACAAACAGGTGCTCTCTGCCCTTGGGGAGGGTGGGGCTCTCCAGAGGGGCCAGGGTGCCCGGATCTGCCCAAGCCACTGCTTCAGGTGGGTCCCCAAGGCCCTCACTCAGACCCTCAGGGGTGCAGCCTCCTCTCTCAGACCCAGGGGTGCAGCCTCCAGCCTCCTCTCTCAGACCCAGGGgtgcagaccccagcctcctccttcagACGCAGGGGTGCAgactccagcctcctccctcaggcccAGGGgtgcagaccccagcctcctcctttaGATCCAGGGgtccaggtcccagcctcctccttcagACCTAGGGgtgcagatcccagcctcctccctccgaCCCAGGGGTCCAGGCCCCAGCGTCCTCCTTCAGACCCAGGGGTGCAGACCCCAGATCACTCCTACCCTGGAATCCTGTGCAGCTCACCCCACTTAGGGTCCCGGAATCCATTCCCCAATTCTCCACCACCCCGCAGCCTCACAGTGCAGCCCGTGAGGACTTCAGGGACCCAGGGCTCTGTTTTCTGTGTCCTTGCTCAAGTGCCGCCCACCTCAGGCCATTCAGCCCTGCCCCGCTGCTGACCTGGGCTCGGAGGTGCCGACCTCACCCTCTCCGAGGCTTGCCTGACCCCTTTGCAGCCTGCTGTAGTCAGTACTCTGTACTTAGGGCACTGCAAGCAGCAGCAGGCCCAGGAGCAAGGCCCGCCCCCACCTTGGGGGTCGTAAGGCCACACCCCTGGCCACGCCTCCTCTGCCCCCGCCCGGGACAGAGCGACCTCACGCGTTGACTCCTAGAACTGACAGTGGTCAGGCAAGTGCCCCAGATTCAGGAGACTGAGCCCTCCTTCCTCAAACTCGGGGGTCTAggctcagcctcctccctcagacccaggagtCCAggccccaccttcctccctcagacccaggagtccaaaccccagcctcctccctcagacccaggggtccagACCCCAGTCTCCTCCCTCAGATCCAAGagtccagaccccagcctcctccctcagagccAGTGTTccaggccccagcctcctccctcagatccAGAGGTCCGAaccccagcctccttcctcagGCCCAGGAGTCCAGCTTCCTTTTAGGAGTGAGGAAccgcttttctgcccaggaccaCTTGGAAATTTATAACATCAGTCTTGGGCTGTACGACTGGTAAGTTGGGGCAGACGATGGGCAGCTCACTGGCATTAGACATGTCTGCCCCATTTACCAGATGAGTTCAGGAGCCTTCAACAGGCCTGGGTGGATGTTTCCCACCCTGGGAGATGATGAAGCCCTCTCTCGTCTCCCTCCCTGTGGTCCCTGCAGTGCCCTGATGACAGATCTCACCCCAGTGTTCCAGGAGGGCTGTCCTGGGCCCCAAAGCCAGCGTCCAGCTTGGGGACAGGATGACATAACGAGATTCCAGGACAATGTAGTGAGAAATGACTTCAGCCCCCAGGAGTGGGGGCAGCAGGTGGCCGAACAACTGGGGGACAGCTGCTCCACCCGAGGCTCCAGCATCCCAGTGATGCAattcatttctcttcttcaaaTGCACTTTAAACAaacttttgctattattttagttttatcaaACAGTTTCAAAGGCATGGAGGAGCACTCATGGTACTTTCCAAGAAGCCAGTGTTGCTGAGATCGCCAAAATGCTTTGGGCTTTTTAAATGAACCTAAGGAAATCCAAAATAGACTTGAGACTGTAAAAACAGAGGctgcatggggggctgggaatatggcctagtggcagagtgcttgcctagcatgcacgaagccctgggttccattccccagccccacatatacagaaaaagccagaagtggcgctgtggctcaagtgggtagagcactagccttgagcaaaaagaaggcagggacagtgcttaggccctgtcaagcctcaggactggcaaagaaacaaaacaaaaaccagaagctgCAGCAAGGGGGATTCAGTGTCAATACATcaacaaaaaagacaataaaGTTAGTGGAAGGAAATCTTCCCATGTTTGTGTTTCCTATAGAGCTAATATTGTATGCAGATGATCAGTCAACACATAAGCAAGTGTTGACTCTGTACGATCCATAGGAGTTTGCCTTCCCCTTCTGCAAAAGAacagcagaaggaagaagaggataaAAGAATAAAGGATCAATTAACCAAGAGTTTGCTTTTTAAGCAGTTGTTTCAACCAGAAAGCATGAGTGTGTCTTCAAGACCTGGCTTAGTGATGTCTTCCTGGGAGGGCTGTGCAATCGCAGCCCTGATGCTGCCTAGCTGGGGGAGATGGAGTCGCTGTGCCTCTCTACCTCCACTTACGTGTGAATCAAAAAATAGCTGCTTCCATCTTAGGTCTTATCACAATGGCTATACTACGAACATGAGAGAGGATTTAAACTGACTTCTGAAGTAaatttatattgaaatttttttttaagtttccaagGACCATATTAAATTGCCCTTTGTTAACCCTCCCTAGGGTCAGAACAAAACATTTGtcaggagatttttttaaaactggtATTTATTCCACTCTCGATGACTACCCCTCCCAACCCTGCAAGATCCTTTGTTTGGTCCAGGGTCCAGCCTGGGTACCATTATGGCGCATTTAGTGAATTTGCTTTTAAATGTAGACAGTGCAAGATCTCATGTGTGGAGCAGTTCCTTGTTCCCAATTCTTCACTGGGTGCCTGGGGCCCAGGGTGGGGGCACACTGATTCTCAGAATAAAAGAAGACTAGATCCAGGGAACTCGGGTTGCTTTAGAGCTGGGGTGGGGaccaggagaggggaaaggggcaacaggtatgtggggggggggtacaaAGTATATAAACATCTGCCAGCCCAGCAACAAagcacgtgcgtgcgtgtgtgtgtgtgtgtgtgtgtgtgtgtgtatagatttaGATTCAGAAAATGAGACAAGTGGAAGGTGAGGCTGACATGATGTCGGATCCTTGAAGTTTAGATTTGCCGTGGTCAGTGGGAGACCGCCGAGGTCTCACAGGAACCCCTCCGGACTCACGAGAGGTGCCTGGAGTCCCCCAGAGTGCAGAAAGGGACCCTGTGGATGGAGAGAAGAGGGGCCCCCAAGGAAAGATGCTGCTAGGAGGAACTGGAGGCTGGGACTTCGGAGTTCTCACCGGGAGGCCTCCTCTACCCAAGCCCAGCCTTCGTTCAGGGTCTGGAACGTGTCCCCAGTCTCCCCTCCTGGGCACAGCTGTCTCCCTTTCCaagtggccctggggcttgagagGGGCCCTCAGCCCAGCTCTGACTGCTTGTCTCAGTCACCTGGCTGGGCTCCGTTCTGACCTGTTCTCAGTCTCCTGCCACcgctgccttcctcctcctcctcctcctcctccgtccacTCCTCCAAGCTtgatcctcctccttcctcctcctcatggAGCACATTCTCCAAGACGCCAagtccatctcccctcccctccagtccCCACGCATCCCCGAGAACATCCAGGACAGCCAATGGGGGGCTCCTGGTCTCAGGATCCAGATCCAGAAGCCCCTGGAACAGGGATAAGGCTGGAGGTGTGAACTGGTCCCAGGGCGCAGGGGGCCGCAGGGGCCGAGGCCGGGTGGTCATCCAGCGGGCAAAAGCCTCAAACTCAGGGTCGGGGGCTAACGCCACGTCCCATGGGAAGCAGGCTGTGGCAGCGCAGAAGAGAAGCACCCCCAGGGCCCAGGAGTCCACGGCCGGCCGCAGGGGGAGTGTGTCCGGAGGCAGCAGCAGGCAGAGCTCTGGTGGCGCAGTGGGCAGGGGCACGGGTGGAGCAGGAGTTGGGCTGCCCTCCGGCCGGGTCAGGCCTAGGTCACCTAGGGCCACACGGCTGCAGGCAGGGTCAAAGACCAGCACGTTGTCTGGCTTGACATCTGCGTGCACCAGTCCCCGGCCATGGAGAAAGTCCAGGGCTGCAGCCAGCTGGGCCGCCACCCGCTTCACCATCAGCTCTGGTAGGCCCTGAGgtcaggagagaggaggaaggcaggTGGTCTCAATACCCTCAGTGCCTTTGGGAAAGGCTGTGGACTCCCAGAGATCCTGACTCTCGGAACTTGGGGGTCCAGAACCAGGACTTGCAGCTCCCACCAGTTTCCCCAGATACCCCAGGCCTCCTTCAGATCAATACCCACAGCCTGCATCCCAACCCACTCCTGATGTCTTTCTCACTGGATCCCCAATTCCAGACAGAAACACTTTCCTTTTAGCTTCCTCCAATGACCGTCCAgaccctggttctttttttttttttccagtcctgggccttggattcagggcctgagcactgtccctggcttctttttgctcaaggctagcactctgccacttgagccacagcgccgcttctggccattttctatatatatggtgctgggaaatcgaacccagggcctcactcttgccactagaccatattttcAGCCCCCAGACCCTGGTTCTTGAATTCACTTTGAACATTTCTTCCATCTCTTCTAAATAGATCATCCAGTTCATCCTTCCATCTGTtcatacacccatccatccatccactcacccacccatccacccatccatccatccacccattcacccacccatccatccatccactcatccacccacccatccatccacccatccatccatccacccatccacccacctatctatccatccatttacctatccacccatccatccatccacccacccatccatccatccactatccatctatccatccatccacctattcatccacccatccacctacccacttACCCATTGATCTATCTACCCacacatccatctatctacccatccatctatccatccacccatctatccattcatctacccacccatccatcaccttTTTATCTACTCATCCTATCCATCATCTATTcattctccatccatccatctgtccatatACTtatcccatccatcatccatccatccatccatccatccatccatcttttcatccatctatccatccactcttTCATTCTGCCATTCTGCATGTATATAACCATCTATCCTTCCTCTTTCCACTCCATTTATCCATTACTCTATCTCCAACTCAAAGTACCCGGACTACCCCCATGCCCCAGTCTTCAAAGTCAAGAGGACCTAGAATCTCCTACGTTCCATCCTGAGCTGGGCTCTTTCCTAGAGACTACCTCTTACCTCCCATCTCCAGGGCTATCTACCCTACTCTTCCTCTGTTGTCTCTGTCCTCCTCTGTACCccatcccttcccatccccattcCTATCCCATCTATAACCACACTCCTGGCCCTAATGCCAAGCAGAACCCTAAGTGTCATGACACCCCTTCAGCACCCTGCCCCTCTCCCGCCCCTCCTGTCTGGTATGTGGATAGAAGGATGGATACACCTGGGGCTCAGGCATGGGACTGCATCGAGACTTAGCACAGGGAAGTGTTCAGGCACTCAGGGTGGATCTGGGCTGGGCACTGATTGGGGGGAGGGTGTCAGTGCTGGGCTTAGAGATGGATCTAAGGACAGAGTGGGAGAAGCAGTCCCCACATTCATCTCCAATGTGCCTCACCTTTTCCTGGAGCATCTCGCTGAGGTCCCCGTGGGGTGCATATTCCTGGGCAAAGGCAAAATATCGGGGTGTCTGTAGGGGTCCCCCCAGAGTCTGCAGCAAGCCAGGATGTGAGGAGACGCAGCGGCCCACACAGAACTCCCGCAGGAAGGTGGTTCTTGAGACCGAGGCACGACGAAGGAGCTTGAGAGCCACAGCTGGGCCTGCCAGGGACACGGGTGACAGGGGTGATTCTGAGAGCCCTTGTCCTGCTTGGGCGCCTTGGGCCGGCCACTTAATCTTTCTACACCTGAGACTTGTGTGGGCCTGTTGCCTCTTGA
Proteins encoded in this region:
- the Sbk3 gene encoding uncharacterized serine/threonine-protein kinase SBK3; the protein is MREKQRDERDDAGSSTCPESARKGENKPDKYWDQGDPSRHRGTLRPPSDGAQQSCAGRRLEGPRGAGCSAGSPDKGGLPQGWPTPGNPETEVRAPDTSEDGDPEEDTAKALQRLVELTTPRVAPVRSLRVQYRLIRKLGSGSYGRVLLAQPRHGGPAVALKLLRRASVSRTTFLREFCVGRCVSSHPGLLQTLGGPLQTPRYFAFAQEYAPHGDLSEMLQEKGLPELMVKRVAAQLAAALDFLHGRGLVHADVKPDNVLVFDPACSRVALGDLGLTRPEGSPTPAPPVPLPTAPPELCLLLPPDTLPLRPAVDSWALGVLLFCAATACFPWDVALAPDPEFEAFARWMTTRPRPLRPPAPWDQFTPPALSLFQGLLDLDPETRSPPLAVLDVLGDAWGLEGRGDGLGVLENVLHEEEEGGGSSLEEWTEEEEEEEEGSGGRRLRTGQNGAQPGD
- the Sbk2 gene encoding serine/threonine-protein kinase SBK2 — protein: MPGKQTEDGPVEVEAGEDGAEEDLGGLTLEELQQGQEAALALEDMIALSAQTLVNAEVEQLYQEVRPLGQGRFGRVLLVTHRQKGTALALKQLSKTSTSLRSFLYEFCVGLSLGTHAAIVAAYGIGIESANSYSFLTEPILHGDLITFIQPKVGLPEPEAAQRCAAQLASALEHIHAHGLVYRDLKPENVLVCDPACRRIKLTDFGHTRPRGTLLRLTGAPIPYSAPELCAPAPLPEGLPIQPALDAWALGVLVFCLLTGYFPWDQPLAEADAFYEDFLIWQASGQPQDRPQPWFGLAPAADALLWGLLDPHPRKRSPVGSIKAYLGQPWRQQEGKVEGLGEAQK